The Erigeron canadensis isolate Cc75 chromosome 1, C_canadensis_v1, whole genome shotgun sequence genome segment GTCCCATGGGAAGCCGTTGTATGTACTTGTTGAGTCAGTGTTTGAGCCAACTTCCCAATGAAAAGTTATCTTTTCTGCATTTGTGGAAAAGAAGTGTACATTAGAGGGGTCTTATTGGCCATAACTCTCTCATGCAAATCCGTCTCAGTGGTAAATTTTGGTGATTAAAACCTTCGAGGCATAGACCATTTGTTTAGATTCTTTTTATCTGGTTGGATTCATATACTGTCTGACTTCTCAATGACAACGATGAATTTGATTTCACCAATTCACTTATTTACGTGTGTGGTCTATTTTTATCTTTGTAGCCTATGTTCTTCACAGGGCTTCTTGCTTGAATTTATCATCATCAATTATGTTACTATATGTTATTACATGTTCACAATGGCTTTATTGATTTCAAACATAGATAATCAGGAAAAGAGTTTTTTTAGCTTAATGCAAAATTATACACTTGTAGATGTAAATCTACTTTGAATATTACTTGGAGTTCTGCTTTTGCGCATACTCTTTGGGAAagaatgaaaaattgaaataagATGGCCGAAGGTTACAAAATAATTGGGCTAAAATTTAATCCTTTAACGTTTAGAAACAGGCAGAATGAAAATGACCCActaaacatcatttttcattttgagCCTTAACATCCTGGCCCAACAATCAAGAGCCATAAAAATTCGTACTTCCGTAGTAGGAAATAGAAATGGAACTATACTTTCTAATCTTATACACAAACACAATTGATGTTTACTAAatgaatataatataatctattTTGTACTTAATTTCTATAAATTTTTTCTTAGATGTGTACTAGGTTGTTTGTGATAACTGATAAGTAATACTCCGTACTTTGCGAGAACCTTAAACAAATCtaccatatatctatatctatatctatattactacattataaaacatttgtttcttttaaatttttttaactttttaacaatgTATACCTTCTAATTcataatgtacaatacatctatatacatcttaaccactcatttttttttctctcttcaaatctcaaccattcattttttctgtctcctctataaatcattttatttctttagcTCATTCaatatcttttatctcaaaaaccgtacattgataaattataaaaattatatggatgttcttaaaatttcatgctctttcattagagatgtcattcgagatactttcaacgaatttttaaatccgaggacggagctcgtacggctaaggcatttggctttcgcactctatgacctatcaccttctatgacctatcacccttaccatctcaccgccgcaacgctcCGGTATTTACTCTCGTAGTATATAACGACTATTGTTATACAAAGCTATTTAATCAAATTAGTAAATGTGTTCAAGGGTAATCGTAAAACTGTTAGCGATACTcgtttattatatctatatttactatattataaagcaaataaggttttactttcaactttcaatttcaacaatgtatacatgataatgcatgatgtaccatataTCAATGAcccacaactttcaactttaattttcatctctcttctcaaatctcaaccattcattttttctttctccttcataaatcattttattcgtataccttattcaaaatcttttatgttaaaaaaacgtacatcaataaattataaaaattatatgggtgttcttaaattttcatactctttcattgagatgtcattcgatataatttcgataaattttaaatctgagggcggagcccgtatggctaagtcatttggctatcacactctatgaccgcCCCCATgatcttaccgccgcaacgcacgggtttACTCTCGTAGTATATAACGACTCTTGTTATACAAAGCTACTTAGTCAGATTAGTAATTGCGTTCAAGGGTACTCGTAAAACCTAGCGATACTCGTTCATTATATTTGGTGAATTGCAATCTACTAACTATTATCATTAGGGCTATATTCAAGGATTATGCTTAGcaaacttaaaatatacataCCTGTTGATATTTATCTTTTCAAAAAATCAtttgctatttttttttctatattacATATAGCAGTTTTCAATGTATTTATAATTTAACTTGCAATCAGTATGAAGAAAATCCTAGtctgtatgtttttttttcatataggGTAGATTAGGTTTCTTTGGctatgtttatctttttttttattactcgtattattcattttctttgaaagatGAATTTCGCTTGAACTTTTGGGTTGTGATTCGACAACGGGAGGTcaaacatacgttgtcttaaccaggtTTGCGCTAAAGAGCTCCCTCGaaatagaaatgcctatttcagaTACCCGATGGAGGAAAAACCTCCTACCAATCCGTTAAAAGACACGACGATTAGTAGAGGTAAACCCTGCCTCTATAGGTGGCAAAATGAACCCGTAGGATGCAATTTGGATCAATCTGGGCTATATTAGAAAACAATTGGATCTTATTGGGTTCTATGTGGAATTGTGGATTTCACGCGGGTCATGATGGATCACATAAAAAACGTCTCTGTTTGTTAACGGGTTGAAATGGACGGAAGGAAATATGATTACGGGTACTGTCAGTCAACTTTTACCCAcgagaagaagaaaagaaaaaggttggTACAACTATATCTGTGATCTGTACAACATAGTCAAGCAGATGCACCTTTTCTTTTCGTTTCATTTTTTAGTTTACATAGCCTAGTGGGACCCTCCATACATTAGAGGTAGAATTAATTTTTCATCGACACACATACAGCATGTTAATTGCTTTTGATTCCCTTTTACacttgcatttatatatatttttattattcatatatattcaatttctaattattatttatttactatttttttgCACTTATATTTTTTCAGGATGATAAATTTGTATAAATAGTCActtcataaatttatatatatatatatagttagtttTTTCGGATTGACTATATAGTGAGATATGCATGTATTATAAAAGATATTGGTTAAGATCTAATATTATATTGGTGTTGGAAATAACCTAATTGTATTGATATAGTTAAAATGACCAGTTCCGACTCGCGTCCGTTTTGATCCGACCCAATTTGAGTCGTTTATAAAATTGCCCGTATTGACCCGAGCCCATTTTGACACGGACCCGTTTTGACCCGTCACTCAACCCGATTCGACCCgtacattttgccacctctacctGCCTCCTTATATTTGAATATGATAAAGTTCAAGTCAAACCCTCATAGAGGGACTTTCTATGTTAATCCTAAGACTTCATAAGACCTCATGAATGAGAGGATGCACTTTCAACCATTGAATTAATCCTTAAGGACTAGTATGTTTATCTAGTTGCTTcttttgtatacatatatagggtATTCTCTACAAGTGTACATGAACTAGTGCAATACAAAGTCATACAATGTCATACTACTTGTTTTGTAATGTCCATActatttgtttttaatgttattataaAAGTCAAACGGGAATTGCTTTATTTCCCTTTGCCCATTATGAAGAAAATCctcgaaagaaaaataaaatgcacCTTATAGGCTTGTACAATGGTAAGCCTTACAATATAAGTTGGGCCAAAACTCTtttaatatgcaaaacaattGGGCTTATAAATTACTCCACTCTAAATTCTTATACAGTGTTTAACAGAATTTTATCCAAACCAACCAATCCCATTCCTCAGATGAcgtcatcaccatcaccaccaccaccaccgtcgtcGTCTCCCCTCCTCCGCCACCTAATCGCCATCGACACCGCAATCTCCTCAACACTCTACACTCTAACACAACCAATCTTCCCACGCCCGTTCCTCAAACTCCTCGAAATATCCGGCGACGGCCGTCTCTTTTTTCCGATCATCATCGCCTCCATCCTCTCCCCTATTCCGTCATCCTCACCGATCCTGCTAACCGTCCTTATAAACCTCCTAATCGGATCATTACTTGACCTAATCATAATCGGCACAATTAAACACCTGGTTCGCCGGCCCAGACCGGTTTATAATAAACACATGTTTATTAGTTTTGCAGTTGATCATTGGTCCTTTCCAAGTGGCCATTCTTCTAGAGtttgttttatttcattttttatttatttgtgtaCGGATTTATTGAAATCTGATGGTTTGTTAGGGTTTGGTGATTTTGATATGAGTGTTGTGTTTAGTAAGTTGAATGTGATTGTTATCGGTTGGGCGAGTGCTACGTCGGTTTCTCGAGTTTTGCTCGGCCGGCATTTCGTGTTTGATGTTGTTGCTGGTGCTGGTATAGGTGTGGCTAACGCCGTTTTCGTCTTTCGTTATTTTAACTGTGAGCTTTTTAGCAATATTATGAAAAAGGAATTGTTATATTcttaaattattattgtttgtgaTTTTGTAACTTGTACAATTTATATGAGAAATCATTGATTCCGATTGCGTCtctttattatgtttatatcttCTTCCAAGTTTCTATGCTCGGAATTATGTgtagatattgcatatttatGTACATTGTACTTTTACTTTGATTTGGGTTAAGCCGATGCTTCCAAAGACGCTTTTACGGTCTATAAAGATGAATTTGTTTAACGCTAAAAACAATATAGTACTCGTAAAATATCCGTGAATGTATATTATGTCAACAAATATGATATCCTTTATTGAAATGTTAAACTCATGACCAGTTGCATACACTTTCTTTGTGGTGCTCAACGTTTTCCAGTTGTTGGATGCCATGCTGCAATGATTTAATTCTTCCATATGATGTAGATATTATTGCTCCATATGGATTTGTTAACGCTTTGGAGCATTTTTTACAGTTAAGTTGCGGTTGAAAGCTTTGTATAAAATCATCATGATACGGCTCTAACGACGGGAAATGCTGCAATTTCTTATCATCAATGGGTAAGTTCTTTGTAGGGTACTAATTTATTGCACTTGTCACAAAAGGAGCATATCCACTTCCCTTCAAGTTCCTTTGTAAACatatgtttcttattttctGGAGCAGAAAAGTTGATATGAGGTATCTCATTATTTTGCAGTTCATGTTCATTATTGTGGATATGATGTTAAATCTGAAGACACTCTTTATCAATATGAGGTGTGAAACTTCTATCCATAAATATGAGTTGTCATGTGGGGTGCTTATTTTGTGCTTTTCAGGGTGGCTAAATGAATCTCAGTTTTTATGTATCACGTTTGCGATTCAGAGGTTGCCCTATAGTTTAGTTTTCTGAGTGTCCTACATGAATAAAGTGGCATATGCAAATCTTCTTTAATCTGCATGATTTATCTAACACCATGTCCTTATATTgttaacacttttttttaattgaaaactTCTAATTTCTGGCATACTAAATTTAGTATGTAACTTAGGTTGACCTAAACTAAGTTAAGTTAATAATATGAAACGTCAAGTTAATGGTTATAAGCCTACTATAATTTGTCTATGTCGAAACGTGAACTGTGAAAAAAAGATCTATCTGCCTTGTGAGAAGTAGTATTCAAATAGTGCCCCATTAGTTTTTGATCTAGATTCTAAGTGACTTTTTCATGTTAACATGTTATTAAGTCATTATAACCCCACAGGCCCACATCATGTGGCGGCGAATGAGATTAAAAGAATTAGCAAAATGCAGTCGATAATTTTGTATCGTAAGCCCCTTTGTTACAGGTGGTACCACTGCAAATGCTTTAATTACATTGATGGTATATGGCAGGCAACAGTTActgaattttcattttaatgttCTTAATGCTTCTTTGGGTTTCTTCTCGAAGAACAATTATCTACACTGATACATACAAAATATCTTGTCATAAAGGATAATATTTGCTCTTTGATGCTCAACATTTTCCACTTGAATAATAGTAATCATTTGCGTCATGGGTCCTCAAGTTTATCTTTGTAGCCTACTTCTTTGATGCCAGACTAATTCATTTGATTCTCCCATGACGTTGATGTTAATGCATCATTTGGATTTGCTAACCTTGTGGAGCTGTAAATTGTTGACTTTTGAGGTATATCTGTATGCGTAAAGAACATGCCAGTTAGGTATTGATGGGATCTGATATAGTAGTCATACATTTTGTACTTTAGTCTTCACCTTTAAGAAACTATATGATTTATGTATGGGCATTTCCATTGTAAACAATTGATGGTCAGCAGGTAGCTTAATTAGCATTAAATCTGTGTGGTGATTCTGTTTTCTCAATTTACCGTCAACATTTAGATGCTGATTATTATGTTGAATTCCTTGCTCCTTTGGGAAATAGGACTTTCACTTGAAATTGAACTTATATTGCCTGCTACTGCAAAACATATGATCTATATCAATCTTATATCAGTGGTTTTTTGAAGTAGCATTTTCTTATGGAACTTTATCAAACAAACCATTGGTTTTGTCAATTAGGTTATCCGAATATTTCCTCTGGTTAGTCTCTTGATTAACATGCTTTAAAATAATAGATGAAGAGTCTAGACAAGTTTGAGCGACTTTTGCTGTAGTCATTTTAGCTATCGTTATTGGTGATATATAGTGGTCCATATCTTTGTAAGATGGCAATCCTATCTTACCGGTTGCTTGCTGCTGGAATGGTGCTGGTAGTGAGTTCTGCTTTTTCTAAATATGTTGACATTATGATTATCTCTAGGCGACCTGATTGCATGCAATTCTAGCTGACATTATACTTCCCTAGTTGTTCCtttgtttcttatatatgtAACGCTTCTAAACTTGCtacttgtttttttctttcaacttgtGGAATACTTTCTGAAGGTGTGTACTAAATGATACAGATAAATAATACCATGGATACTAATAACGTACTCTTTGGAAGTTGCATCAACCATTTGAATGATTCTCTTTTAGATTTTAGGATTCTATACCTACATAATAATATACTTCTGAATTTTTTAATGGAATAATTTCTATCTGCCACGAGGcgtttgtaaaataaaataataaaaactatatgaaAACAAGTGAcctgttttatttaataaaagaaaacctCGACATATTCTTTATAATTACCATGCTTGTATTATTCTGTTAGATAGTGCGAATATAggtgtaattttaaaaatttcacatTGATAAACCATATGCTTCACTTATTTCTGATGGTAACTGTTAATGTCTTTCATCACTTTGTTGCATTACAGCTACTTGTATTTATGTTTAATCTGTATAATTTTCACTGGTTTTGTTTCAGTACAACAGTTAAACTATCATTATAATTCTGTCATGTCATATCATGAATACTTCAAGAGGTAAGCTATTACTGGGACAGAAGTACCACTCCTTCGTTGCACTTTGTCACACAATGGGAAGATACCAAATTTCGATCATGTTCTATTGATAAACCCTAACTATTATGCTTCCTGTTTGTTGGATCAGAAATTGCGAGTGTTGTAAAAATGATTTTTCGTAAGCAGTTAGTGCTCATTATTGTGCTAATGCTTTCTGGAGACAATCTTAATCAAACTTATATCCATTTATTTGTGGGGTGCGTATGTGATGCCCTTGAAGGGGCTAAATTCATCGTAGTTCCATGTTTCGCATTTCTGGGTGTCCTACATGAATGAACGCATATGCAAAGCTTTTCAAATCTAGATGTCCCACATAAATAAGGTTGTCTTTCAATTCGCTAGGTTTTTGTGACTAGGCTTGTTTAATTTCTGCCATGTTATATTGCAGAAATTAATTTGAGTGGTCGGTGGTCCCTAACCCCTAACTCCAGCCTATGGCATCAATTATCAGATTTGTGGTGATAAACCTTCTATAATTTGTATGTGAAATGTGAAGCGTAGAACATGAATGGTCCCGGTCCTGAAACATTTAGCTGTGTCTTGATAAAGGAAAATCTGTTTTTTGGGAAACCCTATTCATATCGTGTCGGGCATTTTCTAAAGTGGATTTTGTGCATCATTATCATGATAACATGTTGTTTGAGACATTGAAACCCTACATAATTTGGTGATTAATGAGATTTAAAAGGACTTGCAAGATGCATTCTTTATTTCTGTTCTACAAACCCCTTGTTACAGGCTGTGGTACCACTGAAAATGCTTTAAATCACATTGAATGTATATGCCCCCAAAAGGTACTGAATTTTCTTCTTGATGTTCTTAATACATTTTTCAGCGCATTCTTGTAGACCAATACATTCTATATTCTCATGCAAATAGacatatattgtatgtatatgtttttgaaAAGGGCAAATGTGAAAGGGTTTATGGCATacaaatgtaaccacctatgaccaaatggttatgtaatgtagtgacctattcatgtggctatgtaatgtatgcacttatgttttcttggctatactatgtaaaatatgtacggactttacatagtatagccaaaaaaaatacataggttcttgcattgattgacccaaataaaaagaaccttacatagtatagccaagaaaacataggtgcatacattacatagccatcTGAATaggtcattacattacataaccatttggtcataggtggttacattcgtatgccattatcCCAATGTGAAAATAAAAGGTATTTGAGGGATTTTTATAAAGTGCTGTCACTGCAGAACATGGGTAGGGGTCTGCTTTATAATCAACTGCTTGGAAAAAAGCTTTTGGTCAAACTTTTTTTGAGAATCTTGAAATGTAAATACCTTCATTAGTCAAAGATCATGAACTCTTAGCTGCATAGTGTGGGAAACATGTGaagttctttatttttattgtcaTTATTTGTAGCTTTTTGACaatagtttgtatatatctttcTGTATATACACTAAAGGAtcttaaaagtatatattttttgttaaagtttgattaattttttaatgacgACTATGTCAATGTTAACGGTAATTAGTCCCGTCAAAAACAAAGTATGAGCGATCGATGTGGGATGTCAACGGTTTACCCCTACTTGCATGTAAAAAGACTATTTTCATAAGAACCTATTTGGTGGATTGTTTGTGACAttattatagatttttattaGGTTGCAGTAATAGAGGACCACATCTGGATATTTGACCAAAAAATTGATAATGTGAAATAGCATATGATTCTACTTTGGTGTGTGGATTTAATAACCCAATGTTGATTCATGATTGATAGTAGATAACATGGGCAGAGAGATTCAGAAGAGGCTGACACAATTGAAAGAGATGTGCAGGGatttaaaacaacaaaatataaattttgagaGCCGAAGATGACAGGTCAGCACTATAAATTCAGTCCCACATGGGGTccactatatacatatattacatgtatatgtat includes the following:
- the LOC122585372 gene encoding probable lipid phosphate phosphatase beta, which gives rise to MTSSPSPPPPPSSSPLLRHLIAIDTAISSTLYTLTQPIFPRPFLKLLEISGDGRLFFPIIIASILSPIPSSSPILLTVLINLLIGSLLDLIIIGTIKHLVRRPRPVYNKHMFISFAVDHWSFPSGHSSRVCFISFFIYLCTDLLKSDGLLGFGDFDMSVVFSKLNVIVIGWASATSVSRVLLGRHFVFDVVAGAGIGVANAVFVFRYFNFKLRLKALYKIIMIRL